Part of the Alteracholeplasma palmae J233 genome, AAAGCATCTTTTCTTGATAAATCAATTCTTCCTTTTTCATCAATCTTAATGCATTTAACTAATACAACATCACCAATAGAAACAACATCTTCAACTTTCTCAACACGTTCGTTAGCAAGTTTTGATATATGAATTAATCCTTCAGTTCCTGGCCATAATTCAGCGAAAGCACCAGCAGATTTTCCTTGTTTATCCATTAATAATCTTGTAATTTTAGCTTCATATATTTCTCCAACTTTAGCTTCTTTAATTAAGTTTTGAATATATTCTGCTGTATCTTTAATAATTTGAGAATTTGAATGCATGATAAATACTCTACCATCTTGTTCAATATCAATTTTAACATTGTCATGATCTTCAATAATTTGAGTAATGATTTTACCACCTGCACCAATAATATCACGAATTTTATCTGGGTTAACTTTAATCATCTTAACTTTAGGTGCGTATTCTGATAATTCAGGTCTTACTTCACTGATTGTTTCTAACATATGATTTAAAATGTGTAATCTGCCTTTTTTAGCTTGTTCTAATGCTTCTTTTAAGATTTCTTTTGTAATTCCTGAGATTTTGATATCCATTTGTAAAGCAGTAATACCATCTTTAGTACCAGCTACTTTAAAATCCATATCTCCTTCATGGTCTTCCATACCTTGAATATCTGTTAAGATTGTATAGTTTTTACCATCCATAATAAGTCCCATAGCAATTCCTGCAACTGGAGCCTTAATTGGAACACCTGCAGCCATTAATGCCATTGTTCCTGAACAGATGGTTGCTTGTGATGAAGAACCATTAGATTCTAAGATTTCTGATACAATACGAATTGAGTATGGGAAATCTTCTTCACTAGGTAATACTTGTAATAATGCTCTTTCACCTAGGGCACCATGTCCAATTTCACGACGTCCAGGAGCACCATAACGCCCTGTTTCTCCAACTGAGAAAGGAGGGAAGTTATAATGTAACATAAATCTTTTAGTTCCTTCTTCACCAAGTCCATCAATAATTTGATTTTCACCTAAAGATCCTAAAGTTACTACACCTAAACTTTGGGTTTGACCTCTAGTAAATAATGCAGAACCATGTGTTCTTGGTAATAAATCAACTTTTGATGTTAATTGTCTGATTTCATCAACTTTACGTCCATCAGGTCTTACTTTATCTTCAGTGATTAAGCGTCTTACTTCTTTTGTAACGATTGCATCAACAACTCTAGCAACTTGGCTTAAATATGAACTTTGAGCTTCACTATCAAATACTTTTACTCCATCAATGTCTTTGAAGAAAGATTTTTTGCCAAATTCATCTATTGCTTCTGCTTTTAATTTATCTATTGCTTCATATCTTTCAAGTTTATCAAAGATTGAAACAGCTTTAACTAATGATTTTTCATATTTAGATGATACTAATTGACTAATTGTTTCATCAATTTGGAATAAA contains:
- a CDS encoding polyribonucleotide nucleotidyltransferase is translated as MEKKIFETTFGGRPLRVEIGEVAKQANGSALIYYGDTVVLSTAVSKNVASTADFFPLMVIYQEKLYAAGKIPGGFLRREGRPSEHETLTSRLIDRPIRPLFEEGFRNEVQVVNTVLSSDAVNPSEMASIIGSSVALCISDIPFLGPIAGVTVGRIDNEFVINPTPEQLEKSDLELIIAGTKTAINMVEAGAKEISEEIMLEAILFGHEEIKKMCEFQEELIKAINPTKVTPDLFQIDETISQLVSSKYEKSLVKAVSIFDKLERYEAIDKLKAEAIDEFGKKSFFKDIDGVKVFDSEAQSSYLSQVARVVDAIVTKEVRRLITEDKVRPDGRKVDEIRQLTSKVDLLPRTHGSALFTRGQTQSLGVVTLGSLGENQIIDGLGEEGTKRFMLHYNFPPFSVGETGRYGAPGRREIGHGALGERALLQVLPSEEDFPYSIRIVSEILESNGSSSQATICSGTMALMAAGVPIKAPVAGIAMGLIMDGKNYTILTDIQGMEDHEGDMDFKVAGTKDGITALQMDIKISGITKEILKEALEQAKKGRLHILNHMLETISEVRPELSEYAPKVKMIKVNPDKIRDIIGAGGKIITQIIEDHDNVKIDIEQDGRVFIMHSNSQIIKDTAEYIQNLIKEAKVGEIYEAKITRLLMDKQGKSAGAFAELWPGTEGLIHISKLANERVEKVEDVVSIGDVVLVKCIKIDEKGRIDLSRKDALDKK